One Aegilops tauschii subsp. strangulata cultivar AL8/78 chromosome 7, Aet v6.0, whole genome shotgun sequence genomic window carries:
- the LOC109747970 gene encoding uncharacterized protein, with translation MKETFANLCEYQVKLNPEKSVFGVPAGKLLGFLVSERGIEAKPEKNKLMKKRTLFEWNDQADEAFQDRKRMLSTAPFLAAPAKKEPLLLYIAATSRSLSTVMVVERPEKGKIQAVQRLVYYLSEVLSASKQNYPHHQKMCYSMYFTAKKLKQYFQEHVVTVVSTPPLGEIIGCRDASGQVAKWALELAGHTILYEPRTTIKSQALDDFLVDWTETQYLPPPDSMHWCMHFDGSKMRLGLGAGIVLSSPKGDRLRYAHQIHFTATNNVGEYEALVHGLRLAKELGIRRILCYGDLDLVVQQCSGEWDARDPNMASYRFLVQKLSIFFVGCEFLHVPRAKNEVADTLAKIASSRQSISSGVSLEHLHKPSVKPSPDSESIYVPDNPTAPQPGPGTAEPGPGAAAADLAAVVLDPAADLAAVVLDPAAAVPNPGAADPGSGTAAPEPALVAVFAMVTAPSWALPILEFLENGVLPMDENEAWQVQRRASVYNIINHELVKRSCTGVFQRGVEQDQGIEILLDIHQGECGHHAASRSLVSKAFCHGFYWPTALQDAESLILKCEGCQRFSKRSHQPASTLQTIPISWPFAVWGLDMVGPFKTAQGGMTHLLVAVNKFTKWIEARPIKNLDGPTTVRFVKDIAVRYGMPKSIITDNGTN, from the exons atgaaggaaaccttcgccaaCCTGTGCGAGTACCAagtcaagctcaacccggagaagtccGTTTTCGGCGTCCCGGCTGGAAAGCTACTGGGCTTCCTCGTCTCGGAGCGCGGCATTGAGGCGAAACCCGAGAAGAACAAG ctgatgaagaagaggaCGCTGTTTGAATGGAATGACCAGGCGGACGAGGCTTTCCAGGACCgcaagcgcatgctctccaccgcaccTTTCCTGGCCGCACCAGCCAAGAAGGAGCCGCTGTTGCTCTACATCGCCGCAACCTCGCGGTCGCTCAGCACGGTGAtggtggtcgagcgaccagagaagggcAAGATCCAAGCCGTCCAGCGCCTGGTCTACTACCTGAGTGAGGTGCTCtccgcctccaagcagaactacccgcaccaCCAGAAGATGTGTTACAGCATGTACTTcactgccaagaaattgaagcagTACTTCCAAGAGCACGTTGTTACCGTGGTCAGCACGCCCCCCCTCGGCGAGATCATCGGTTGCCGGGACGCCTCTGGCCAAGTCGCCAAGTGGGCGCTCGagctagccggccacaccatcctctacgagcctCGCACTACGATCAAGTCCCAAGCTCTGGatgacttcctcgtcgactggaccgagacccagtacctaccgccgccGGACTCGATGCACTGGtgcatgcacttcgacggctccaaGATGCGTCTCGGCCTGGGGGCCGGCATCGTGCTGTCCTCCCCGAAGGGCGACCGGCTTCGGTACGCGCACCAGATCCACTTCACCGCCACCAATAACGTTGGCGAGTATGAAGCCCTTGTGCATGGCCTTCGGCtggccaaggaactcggcatccggcgcatcctgtgctacggcgacttgGATTTGGTGGTGCAGCAGTGCTCCGGCGAGTGGGACGCCCGAGACCccaacatggcgagctaccgcttcctcgttcAGAAGCTGTCCATTTTCTTCGTgggctgcgagttcctccatgtccCTCGTGCGAAAAACGAGGttgccgacacgctcgccaaGATCGCCTCATCACGGCAGTCCATTTCGTCTGGTGTCTCCCTCGAGCACCTACACAAGCCGTCCGTCAAGCCGTCTCCGGACTCCGAGTCCATCTATGTTCCGGACAACCCGACCGCacctcaacccggcccggggactgccgaacccggcccgggggctgcggCCGCCGACCTGGCCGCCGTCGTCCTCGACCCAGCCGCCGACCTGGCCGCCGTCGTCCTCGACCCAGCCGCCGCCGTCCCTAACCCGGGGGCTGCCGACCCTGGCTCGGGGACTGCCGCCCCGGAACCCGCCCTGGTGGCCGTCTTCGCCATGGTGACGGCCCCATCATGGGCCCTGCCCATCTTGGAGTTCCTGGAAAACGGGGTCCTCCCCATGGACGAGAACGAGGCCTGGCAAGTGCAGCGCCGGGCGTCCGTCTACAACATCATCAACCACGAGCTCGTCAAGCGCAGCTGCACTGGCGTGTTCCAGCGCGGCGTCGAGCAGGACCAGGGCATTGagatcctcctcgacatacacCAGGGCGAGTGCGGGCACCATGCCGCCTCACGGTCCCTGGTGTCCAAGGCTTTCTGCcatggtttctactggcccacggccctccaagaCGCCGAGTCGCTCATCCTCAAATGCGAGGGATGCCAGCGCTTCAGCAAGCGCAGCCACCAGCCGGCCTCAACACTCCAGACCATCCCAATCTcctggcctttcgcggtctggggactcgacatggtgggaccCTTCAAGACCGCTCAAGGCGGCATGACGCATTTGCTGGTGGCGGTgaacaagttcaccaaatggatcgaaGCACGGCCCATCAAGAATCTAGACGGGCCGACGACCGTCCGATTCGTCAAAGACATCGCGGTACGTTATGGCATGCCGAAAAGCATCATCACGGACAACGGCACCAACTAG